In one Methanobrevibacter arboriphilus genomic region, the following are encoded:
- a CDS encoding glycosyltransferase — MDNVKISVIIPVYNAEKYLKQCLNSITKQTLRDIEIICINDGSTDNSLKILREYAEKDERFKIINQKNAGAGSARNVGLDNATGEYVSFIDADDWIKHKLYKKLYSIAEKENLDIIMFKMINYDHEKDKLYETNYYNLSELKKWFDGSLFSEKITKNKIFNMSVSPGGKFYKRSLIESINARYPEGIIFEDTPFYMETYLNAKRCKIINEYLYFRRRSEKSVTTQFDKHYEDIIYMSNILIDLFKKHDKYKSYKKGLFNFKIAFIRKKYNDIFKNREKLFYLIKKNFLKMNKEDLKEEDLETFLYPYNYKFFSEIINNSEINKKSDFEIFEVLNKISVLKIENEKLKKEISRLEKIKSKKIIKNFLSLKNKFKYSF, encoded by the coding sequence ATGGACAATGTTAAAATTTCAGTTATCATTCCTGTTTACAATGCTGAAAAATATCTTAAACAATGTTTAAATAGCATTACTAAACAAACTTTAAGAGATATTGAAATTATTTGTATTAATGATGGATCTACTGATAATTCTCTTAAAATTCTTAGAGAATATGCTGAAAAGGATGAAAGATTCAAAATTATCAATCAAAAAAATGCTGGTGCAGGATCTGCAAGAAACGTAGGTTTAGATAATGCTACTGGAGAGTATGTAAGTTTTATTGATGCAGATGATTGGATTAAGCACAAATTATACAAAAAACTCTATTCAATTGCTGAAAAAGAAAATTTAGATATTATAATGTTTAAAATGATTAATTACGATCATGAAAAGGACAAGTTATATGAAACAAATTATTATAATCTTTCAGAGCTAAAAAAATGGTTTGATGGATCTTTATTCAGTGAAAAAATAACTAAAAATAAAATATTCAATATGTCGGTTTCACCAGGAGGGAAATTTTATAAGCGAAGCCTAATTGAAAGTATTAATGCTCGTTATCCAGAAGGAATAATATTTGAAGACACTCCTTTTTATATGGAAACCTATTTAAATGCTAAACGTTGCAAAATAATTAATGAATATCTATATTTTAGAAGACGAAGTGAAAAATCTGTTACTACTCAATTTGACAAACACTATGAAGATATAATATATATGAGTAATATTCTTATAGATTTATTCAAGAAACATGATAAATACAAATCATATAAAAAAGGATTATTTAACTTTAAAATTGCATTTATTCGTAAAAAATATAATGATATTTTTAAAAACAGAGAAAAACTATTTTATTTAATAAAAAAAAATTTTTTGAAAATGAATAAAGAGGATTTAAAAGAAGAAGACTTAGAAACATTTCTTTATCCATATAATTACAAATTTTTCTCAGAAATTATTAATAACTCAGAAATTAATAAAAAATCAGATTTTGAAATATTTGAAGTATTAAACAAAATATCTGTTTTAAAAATAGAAAATGAAAAACTAAAGAAAGAAATCAGTAGACTAGAAAAAATTAAATCAAAAAAGATTATAAAAAATTTTTTAAGTTTGAAAAACAAATTTAAATATTCATTCTAA
- a CDS encoding zinc dependent phospholipase C family protein, whose protein sequence is MKYENKIKKARLVLRVLFMFCWRVGKYSDATIPPAAGKTGGHQLLNRLLYNMLGTNAKNKLAPYKETLFNSSDKTNEWHNPDEIDEEWKDNHFQLNYDLCKSKADFLSNKAVSSFNSGKYREAAYQLGKAFHYVQDIACPVHMDNLVGRDEYNHPEYDFLYQISPVAEDKNKKRISDSGLHGLYEGATNNVFCSSFDNCEDYDNVQQYYISMSDMLTGWVGGLKGFDVLKNPTVMNYIKGRWKIWMNYNYKDNKPNTAKKRISQDYAFAAAIQKRYLLRSGLEVFTE, encoded by the coding sequence ATGAAATATGAAAATAAAATTAAAAAAGCAAGATTAGTACTACGGGTACTTTTTATGTTTTGTTGGAGAGTAGGAAAATATTCTGATGCTACTATTCCACCAGCTGCTGGTAAAACTGGCGGTCACCAACTTTTAAATAGACTTTTGTATAATATGCTTGGAACTAATGCTAAGAATAAATTAGCTCCTTATAAAGAAACATTATTTAATAGCAGTGATAAAACTAACGAATGGCATAATCCTGATGAAATAGATGAAGAATGGAAGGATAATCATTTCCAATTAAATTATGACCTTTGTAAAAGTAAAGCAGATTTTCTTAGTAATAAAGCAGTATCTTCTTTCAATAGTGGAAAATATAGGGAAGCTGCTTACCAACTTGGAAAAGCATTTCATTATGTTCAAGATATTGCTTGTCCAGTACATATGGATAATTTAGTCGGACGCGATGAATATAATCATCCTGAATATGATTTTCTGTATCAAATAAGTCCTGTGGCAGAAGACAAAAATAAGAAGCGTATTTCAGATAGTGGACTACATGGACTTTATGAAGGTGCTACAAATAATGTATTTTGTAGTAGTTTTGATAATTGTGAAGACTATGACAATGTTCAACAATATTATATTTCAATGTCAGATATGTTGACTGGATGGGTAGGTGGTTTAAAAGGATTCGATGTTTTAAAAAATCCTACTGTTATGAATTATATTAAAGGTCGATGGAAAATTTGGATGAATTATAATTATAAGGATAATAAACCAAATACTGCTAAAAAAAGAATTTCCCAAGATTATGCTTTTGCAGCAGCAATTCAAAAAAGATACTTATTAAGGTCTGGTCTCGAAGTATTCACAGAATAA
- a CDS encoding TFIIB-type zinc ribbon-containing protein, producing MKSVLNKNWDNNLFNHQKKHKNLIIFEKIFIRPDHNLNNNNTQIKRKTDYFNLICDSDELEYDSKRDELFCKKCGLVLRQGFNDYRN from the coding sequence ATGAAATCTGTATTAAATAAAAATTGGGACAATAATCTTTTTAATCATCAAAAAAAACATAAAAATTTGATTATTTTTGAAAAAATCTTCATAAGACCTGATCATAATCTCAATAATAACAATACTCAAATTAAAAGAAAAACAGATTACTTTAATCTTATATGTGATAGTGATGAACTTGAATATGATTCTAAAAGAGATGAACTTTTTTGTAAGAAATGTGGATTAGTATTAAGACAAGGATTTAATGATTATAGAAATTAA
- a CDS encoding aminotransferase class V-fold PLP-dependent enzyme gives MTSIENIRKDFPILKNIIYLDSASTSLTPNPVVEAIDDYYYNYNANIGRGAYKTAIKTGQKVENTREKIANLINASSNEIIFTQNTTSAINIVANGFSFEKNDNIIISNIEHHSNFIPWLNVEKSTKNNLSIDVKIAEADSDGIIDSLIIDELIDNNTKIVAISHVSNSIGSCQDIEEISKIVHEHENVYLLVDVAQSIGHEKIDIKKFDADFIAAPGHKGLLGPSGTGFLYGKKELLKKLSPTNLGGGTITSLKNKDFKLEEVPYRFEGGTQNISGIIGLGRAIEYINSIGISKIKEHTQYLTRELYTLLSEIDNVILYGDLENIFNIVSFNIKNVNPYDVSKILDETENICVRSGFHCAIPSLNLINANEGTVRASIHCYNNLNDIKKLVDCVNELSKFF, from the coding sequence TTGACTTCAATAGAAAACATTAGAAAAGATTTTCCTATTTTAAAAAATATAATTTATCTTGACTCTGCAAGTACTAGTCTCACCCCAAATCCTGTTGTTGAAGCTATTGATGATTATTACTATAATTATAATGCAAATATTGGTCGAGGAGCATATAAAACAGCTATTAAAACTGGGCAAAAAGTAGAAAATACAAGAGAAAAAATAGCTAATCTAATCAATGCTTCAAGTAATGAGATTATTTTTACTCAAAATACAACTAGTGCTATTAATATTGTAGCTAATGGTTTTTCTTTTGAAAAAAATGATAATATAATTATTTCAAACATTGAACATCATTCTAATTTTATTCCTTGGTTGAATGTTGAAAAAAGCACAAAAAATAATCTTTCAATTGATGTGAAAATAGCTGAAGCTGATTCAGACGGAATAATTGATTCATTAATAATTGATGAATTGATTGATAATAATACTAAAATAGTAGCTATTAGTCATGTTTCTAATTCTATTGGATCTTGTCAAGACATAGAAGAAATTTCAAAAATAGTTCATGAACATGAAAATGTTTATCTTTTAGTAGATGTTGCTCAATCAATTGGACATGAAAAAATTGATATTAAAAAATTTGATGCTGATTTCATAGCTGCTCCTGGACATAAAGGTCTGCTTGGACCTAGTGGAACTGGATTTTTATATGGAAAAAAAGAATTATTAAAAAAATTATCCCCAACAAATCTTGGTGGAGGGACAATTACAAGTCTTAAGAACAAAGATTTTAAATTAGAAGAAGTTCCTTATAGATTTGAAGGAGGAACTCAGAATATTAGTGGAATTATCGGCCTTGGAAGAGCTATAGAATACATTAACAGTATTGGCATTTCAAAAATTAAAGAACATACTCAATATTTAACACGAGAGCTTTATACTCTTTTATCTGAAATTGATAATGTTATTTTATATGGAGATCTTGAAAACATATTTAATATTGTTTCATTTAATATAAAAAACGTTAATCCATATGATGTTAGCAAAATACTTGATGAAACTGAGAATATTTGTGTTAGAAGTGGATTTCATTGCGCTATACCATCATTAAATCTAATCAATGCTAATGAGGGAACTGTAAGAGCTTCAATACATTGTTACAATAATTTAAATGATATAAAAAAGTTAGTTGATTGTGTAAATGAACTATCTAAATTTTTTTAA
- a CDS encoding glycosyltransferase family 2 protein gives MVYKLSIIIPTYNREEYIKKTIDSVINQTIGFENIELIIIDDNSKDNTQQIINEYAKKYSNIKSKYLDENSGYPGKPRNIGIELSTSDYIIFLDSDDYFEKDACEILYEKINSEKADLVFGSCTIHKLGRTLDGTPKYFKNKGILKFNSKNDEFIKIIELISPQLPKNIFSREIIEKNKIRFPERIPAQDAVFIIEYYFSSEKIIYLTDFNVYNYIFHEGSITTTQNLKYFKGVFKAENYILDIFKSNNREKDYKYHLNRKINFFISQILSNEIEKKGELEDVFKLFSKFFKKISIYDITPKDDLYKIALYLIENNDIDNFNHLKHINKKVKRLWNSNKTLKTKNSNIKRKNINLKEKNSNIKEKNLELVEKYWKLREKNDLFKEQIKELQSIKGWVGYKKSDIINRIKK, from the coding sequence ATGGTTTATAAACTAAGTATAATCATCCCAACATATAATAGAGAAGAATATATAAAAAAAACTATCGATTCTGTTATTAACCAGACAATTGGATTTGAAAATATTGAGCTTATTATAATTGATGATAATTCTAAAGATAATACTCAACAAATCATTAATGAATATGCAAAAAAATATTCTAACATTAAATCAAAATATTTAGACGAAAATAGTGGATATCCAGGCAAACCCAGAAATATTGGAATTGAATTATCCACTTCAGATTATATAATTTTCTTAGACTCTGATGATTATTTTGAAAAGGATGCTTGTGAAATTTTATACGAAAAAATAAATAGTGAAAAAGCAGACCTTGTATTTGGATCATGTACTATACATAAACTTGGTAGAACACTTGATGGTACTCCAAAATACTTTAAAAATAAAGGTATTCTGAAATTTAATTCTAAAAATGATGAATTTATAAAAATAATCGAATTAATATCTCCTCAACTTCCTAAAAATATTTTTAGTAGAGAAATAATAGAAAAAAATAAAATTAGATTTCCTGAAAGGATTCCTGCACAAGATGCTGTGTTTATAATCGAATATTATTTTAGTTCAGAAAAAATTATTTATTTAACAGATTTCAATGTTTACAATTATATTTTCCATGAGGGTTCAATAACAACAACACAAAACCTAAAATACTTTAAAGGAGTTTTTAAAGCAGAAAATTATATTTTAGATATTTTTAAAAGTAATAATAGAGAAAAAGATTATAAATATCATTTAAATAGAAAAATTAATTTTTTCATTTCCCAAATTCTTTCAAATGAAATTGAAAAAAAAGGAGAATTAGAAGATGTTTTCAAATTATTTAGCAAATTTTTTAAAAAAATATCGATATATGATATTACTCCTAAAGATGATTTATACAAAATAGCATTATATTTAATAGAAAATAATGATATTGATAATTTTAATCATTTGAAACATATTAATAAAAAAGTTAAAAGACTTTGGAACAGTAATAAAACTCTGAAAACTAAAAATTCCAATATAAAAAGAAAAAATATTAATTTAAAAGAGAAAAATTCTAATATAAAAGAAAAAAATCTTGAATTAGTAGAAAAATACTGGAAATTAAGAGAAAAAAACGATTTATTTAAAGAACAGATTAAAGAATTACAATCAATAAAAGGTTGGGTCGGTTATAAAAAATCGGATATAATAAATAGGATTAAAAAATAA
- a CDS encoding AAA family ATPase — MDKQTFDNIINETGTIFRDIDVFSPNYLPDVYKYRDKQLYEMIRFSKGLKNGKLPQNMMLIGKYATGKTSTILKYFNLIEERFNNVICVHINCQINKTEYKIFTKIYKRFFGENIIVNGLSTFNIFEKIMKEIKKKDNILIVALDDFDFIKNDKELNKTLYNLLRVHETYNNVKISVVTISSQYKDVILSDSVVSSFYPVEINFPRYTYSQIFDILKNRCTSGFYSGVISEKIINLASDYTFERNDLRYGIKLLCKAGERAESYGSTKITEDCLY; from the coding sequence TTGGATAAACAAACATTCGATAATATAATTAATGAAACAGGAACTATTTTTAGAGATATTGACGTTTTTAGCCCTAATTATCTACCAGATGTTTATAAATATCGTGATAAACAATTGTATGAAATGATTAGATTTTCTAAAGGTCTTAAAAATGGAAAACTTCCTCAAAATATGATGTTAATAGGTAAATATGCGACTGGTAAGACTTCCACAATATTAAAATATTTTAATTTAATTGAAGAAAGATTTAACAATGTTATTTGTGTGCATATTAACTGTCAGATAAATAAAACAGAATATAAGATTTTTACAAAAATATATAAAAGATTTTTTGGAGAAAATATAATAGTTAATGGATTATCTACTTTTAATATCTTTGAAAAAATAATGAAAGAAATTAAAAAAAAAGATAATATATTAATTGTAGCACTAGATGATTTCGATTTTATAAAAAATGATAAAGAATTAAATAAAACACTATATAATCTTTTAAGAGTCCATGAAACATATAATAATGTTAAAATTTCTGTAGTAACTATATCTTCACAATATAAAGATGTTATTTTAAGTGATAGTGTTGTTTCTAGCTTTTATCCTGTTGAAATTAATTTTCCTAGATATACATATTCTCAAATATTTGATATTCTTAAAAATAGGTGTACTTCAGGATTTTATTCAGGGGTTATTTCTGAAAAAATTATTAATTTAGCTAGTGACTATACTTTTGAGAGAAATGATCTACGTTATGGCATTAAATTGTTGTGTAAAGCTGGAGAACGTGCAGAATCATATGGCTCCACTAAAATTACTGAAGACTGTTTATATTAA
- a CDS encoding isocitrate/isopropylmalate family dehydrogenase, which translates to MYKIAVIPGDGIGKEVMEATLNVLEALDIDFKFEFGEAGDECKEKTCVALPQKTIDLVKNSDACLFGAAGETAAEVIVRLRQEMDLFANLRPVKSYPGTKSIFDDLDFMIVRENTEGMYIGDEDYIKDDAGNITGATAKRVITRDASERICEYAFKYAEENNRKKVTGVHKANVLKKTDGLFKEVFYEVGKKYKSKGIEYEDFYVDATAMYLLTRPKSFDIIVTTNLFGDILSDEGAGLVGGLGLIPSANIGEERALFEPVHGSAPDIAGKGLANPTAMILSAIMMLEYLGEKETANAIDKAVLKVLSENKTVTRDLGGKSTTIEMSEAIKEKIRF; encoded by the coding sequence ATGTATAAAATAGCAGTTATTCCTGGAGATGGGATTGGAAAAGAAGTAATGGAAGCTACTTTAAATGTTTTAGAAGCTTTAGACATCGATTTTAAATTTGAATTTGGTGAAGCTGGTGATGAATGTAAAGAGAAAACTTGTGTTGCCCTTCCTCAAAAAACAATAGATTTAGTAAAAAATTCTGATGCTTGTTTATTTGGAGCTGCTGGTGAAACAGCTGCGGAGGTTATAGTTAGACTTCGCCAAGAAATGGATTTATTTGCTAATCTTAGACCTGTAAAGTCATATCCTGGAACTAAATCAATATTTGATGACCTTGATTTCATGATTGTTAGAGAAAATACTGAAGGGATGTATATTGGAGATGAAGATTATATTAAAGACGATGCAGGGAATATTACTGGAGCAACAGCTAAACGAGTCATAACAAGAGATGCATCAGAACGCATATGTGAATATGCTTTTAAATATGCAGAAGAAAATAACAGAAAAAAAGTTACAGGCGTACATAAAGCAAATGTATTGAAAAAAACTGATGGCTTGTTTAAAGAAGTATTTTATGAAGTAGGTAAAAAATATAAAAGTAAAGGCATTGAATATGAAGATTTTTATGTAGATGCAACAGCAATGTACTTATTAACTAGACCTAAAAGCTTTGATATTATTGTAACAACAAATCTTTTCGGAGATATCTTATCTGATGAAGGTGCTGGTCTTGTTGGTGGCCTTGGACTTATACCTTCAGCTAATATTGGTGAAGAAAGAGCATTATTTGAACCAGTTCATGGATCTGCACCAGACATAGCAGGGAAAGGTTTAGCTAATCCAACAGCTATGATATTATCAGCTATTATGATGCTTGAATATTTAGGTGAAAAAGAAACAGCTAATGCTATTGATAAAGCTGTTTTAAAAGTTTTATCAGAAAATAAAACTGTTACTAGAGATTTAGGTGGAAAATCTACTACAATAGAAATGTCTGAAGCTATAAAAGAAAAAATAAGATTTTAA
- the ribH gene encoding 6,7-dimethyl-8-ribityllumazine synthase has product MVKYRIGAVVAEFNYDLTHMMLELAKEEAKIRDCEIVQVVPVPGVFDMPLAIKKLLEKEDIDTVITLGAVIEGSTDHDQIVAQHASRKIADLSLEFEKPVSLGISGPGMTRLDAHKRVEYGKRAVEAAVKMCDRLKEI; this is encoded by the coding sequence ATGGTAAAGTATAGAATAGGAGCGGTTGTAGCTGAATTTAATTATGATTTAACCCATATGATGTTAGAATTAGCTAAAGAAGAAGCAAAAATTAGAGATTGTGAAATTGTGCAAGTTGTTCCAGTTCCTGGAGTATTCGATATGCCATTAGCTATTAAAAAATTATTAGAAAAAGAGGATATTGATACTGTAATTACTCTTGGTGCTGTTATTGAAGGCTCAACTGATCATGATCAAATAGTGGCACAACATGCTTCAAGAAAAATAGCTGATCTTTCACTAGAATTTGAAAAACCTGTTTCACTTGGAATAAGTGGACCGGGAATGACAAGATTAGATGCCCATAAACGTGTCGAATACGGTAAAAGAGCTGTAGAAGCAGCAGTTAAAATGTGTGATCGTTTGAAAGAAATCTAA
- a CDS encoding CDP-glycerol glycerophosphotransferase family protein codes for MNFLKKILLGNSYTKKAKYKYNTLSKKLDYITIQNNLTTIRNKKKINVIFIFYFRTSGMDSLIDLLNKDESFNVTVLLVPFKTISYNVYKNDRLHDSQLEEYNDNYNYFKSKGFNTIKAYDESTNSLIDIELELMPDIIFYMSPWEGILPPEYRMHNLPQNIIYCYIPYSMYLSKLKNDQFNRPLQKKAWKIFAQTPLHKQLAIKYSNNKGSNVLVTGYPKMDPLIKNTEGNMPKIWKSEGSEKIRIIWAPHYSIGKDENVKLAFSTFEYNYKFFYEYAKKHPEIEWIFKPHPKLIYAGERMPDNENFKLENLKEYYKKWDELPNATVYERGDYLNVFKNSDAMITDSISFLAEYLYAKHPGLLLTRPEQEFNEFGEIIKEGWYKSDGKDLDGIEKFINDVLIEGKDNLKNERDNIYFAYLNKNGVSASQNIYKYLKKTLVD; via the coding sequence ATGAATTTTTTAAAAAAAATTTTGCTAGGTAATAGTTATACAAAAAAAGCTAAATATAAATACAATACTTTATCAAAAAAGTTAGATTATATTACAATACAGAATAATCTTACGACTATTCGAAACAAGAAGAAAATTAATGTTATTTTTATTTTTTATTTTAGAACAAGTGGCATGGATTCATTAATTGATTTATTAAACAAAGATGAATCATTTAATGTTACAGTTTTACTAGTTCCTTTTAAAACCATTAGTTATAATGTATATAAAAATGATAGACTTCATGATTCCCAATTAGAAGAATATAATGATAATTATAATTATTTTAAAAGTAAAGGGTTTAATACTATTAAAGCTTATGATGAAAGTACTAATTCTTTAATAGATATAGAACTTGAATTAATGCCCGATATAATTTTCTATATGAGTCCATGGGAAGGAATATTACCTCCAGAATATAGAATGCATAATTTACCTCAGAATATTATCTACTGTTATATACCTTATTCAATGTACCTTTCTAAATTAAAAAATGATCAATTTAATCGTCCTTTACAAAAAAAAGCTTGGAAAATATTTGCTCAAACACCATTACATAAACAATTAGCTATTAAATATTCTAATAATAAGGGTTCTAATGTTCTTGTAACAGGATATCCAAAAATGGATCCTTTAATCAAAAATACAGAAGGAAATATGCCAAAAATTTGGAAAAGCGAAGGTTCAGAAAAGATAAGGATTATATGGGCTCCACACTACTCAATTGGAAAAGATGAAAATGTTAAACTTGCATTTTCGACTTTTGAATATAATTATAAATTTTTCTACGAATATGCTAAAAAACATCCAGAAATTGAGTGGATATTTAAACCTCATCCAAAATTAATATATGCTGGAGAGAGGATGCCTGATAATGAGAATTTTAAACTTGAAAATCTCAAAGAATATTATAAAAAATGGGATGAATTGCCTAATGCCACAGTATATGAAAGAGGAGATTATTTAAATGTTTTTAAAAATTCTGATGCTATGATAACTGATTCTATTTCATTTTTAGCAGAATATTTATATGCAAAACATCCAGGACTATTATTAACTCGTCCAGAACAAGAATTTAATGAATTTGGAGAGATAATAAAAGAGGGATGGTATAAATCTGATGGTAAAGATTTAGATGGAATTGAAAAATTCATTAATGATGTTTTAATTGAAGGAAAAGATAATTTGAAAAATGAAAGAGATAATATTTATTTTGCTTATTTAAATAAAAATGGTGTTTCTGCATCTCAAAACATTTATAAATATCTTAAAAAAACATTAGTGGATTAA
- a CDS encoding 3-isopropylmalate dehydratase small subunit, whose protein sequence is MKGKVWKFGDDIDTDIIIPGRYLVVTDPNKLAKHCMEGLDSDFCGKINKGDFIVAGKNFGCGSSREHAPLALQGVGIGAVIAESFARIFYRNATNVGIPLLEAPGISKALEEGEKIEVNMKKGVIISESGKEYKFKKLPPFMLEILEKGGLIPYLK, encoded by the coding sequence ATGAAAGGAAAAGTTTGGAAATTTGGAGATGACATTGATACAGACATCATCATTCCTGGAAGATATTTAGTAGTAACTGACCCTAATAAATTAGCTAAACATTGTATGGAAGGTTTAGATTCTGATTTTTGTGGTAAAATTAATAAAGGAGATTTTATTGTAGCTGGAAAAAACTTTGGTTGTGGTTCTTCACGTGAACATGCGCCACTCGCTCTTCAAGGAGTTGGAATTGGAGCTGTAATAGCTGAATCTTTTGCAAGAATATTTTATAGAAATGCTACAAATGTTGGAATTCCTCTTCTTGAAGCTCCAGGCATAAGTAAAGCTTTAGAGGAAGGAGAAAAAATAGAAGTCAATATGAAAAAAGGAGTAATTATATCTGAAAGTGGAAAAGAATACAAATTCAAAAAATTACCTCCATTTATGCTTGAAATCCTTGAAAAAGGTGGTTTAATACCTTATTTAAAATAA
- the mmp11 gene encoding methanogenesis marker protein 11 encodes MEILKPNDLKKKFNDPWIAPYEKVITMADNDLVEIVEYHPCISGSHWLVNQYKNTSKLILNAYRDGNKQVFLTKVGKEPLNLKASVNAAGIEEVAIDDENNTVKVVHSGLAGAGVGAGMCRGMGDGIKQVEIYEKGGGSKLGKAGVITPKMEKVVIGIDDTDTKDEGATWTMAHNVGIELKNEGFEYLDHIIVQLYPHNPHKTQNCVSIALTFAVFPEEKEKLINKTIELLKRDTLSDKTAIAILNGLTIPQELFEYSMKAKTAMVSVEEAEKVAKDLSIQLIAVTGDHGKIGALAALGLYNNPDEAVKVYY; translated from the coding sequence ATGGAAATTTTGAAGCCTAATGATTTAAAAAAGAAATTTAATGATCCTTGGATAGCTCCCTATGAAAAAGTAATAACAATGGCTGATAATGATCTTGTTGAAATTGTTGAGTATCACCCATGTATATCAGGTTCACATTGGCTTGTTAATCAGTATAAAAATACTAGTAAGTTAATTTTAAATGCTTATAGAGATGGTAACAAACAAGTATTTTTAACAAAAGTTGGTAAAGAACCACTTAACCTTAAAGCCAGTGTCAATGCTGCTGGAATTGAAGAAGTAGCTATTGATGATGAAAATAATACTGTTAAAGTTGTTCATAGTGGTTTAGCAGGAGCAGGTGTTGGAGCAGGAATGTGTCGTGGAATGGGTGATGGAATAAAACAAGTTGAGATTTATGAAAAAGGTGGAGGGTCTAAACTTGGAAAAGCAGGAGTAATAACTCCAAAAATGGAAAAAGTAGTTATTGGGATTGATGATACTGATACTAAAGATGAAGGAGCTACTTGGACTATGGCCCATAATGTAGGAATAGAACTAAAAAATGAAGGTTTTGAATATTTAGACCATATTATAGTTCAATTATATCCTCATAATCCTCATAAAACTCAAAATTGTGTTTCAATAGCATTAACATTTGCTGTTTTTCCAGAAGAAAAAGAAAAACTTATTAACAAGACTATAGAACTATTAAAAAGAGATACATTGTCTGATAAAACAGCTATTGCCATATTAAACGGACTTACCATTCCCCAAGAACTTTTTGAATATTCAATGAAGGCTAAAACAGCTATGGTATCTGTAGAAGAAGCTGAAAAAGTAGCTAAAGATTTAAGTATTCAATTAATAGCTGTCACTGGAGATCATGGGAAAATAGGCGCATTAGCTGCACTTGGACTTTATAACAATCCCGATGAAGCTGTTAAAGTATATTACTAA